A window from Thunnus albacares chromosome 19, fThuAlb1.1, whole genome shotgun sequence encodes these proteins:
- the snx13 gene encoding sorting nexin-13 isoform X2, with the protein MFAEASLSIWGWGGLGVVLFLVTFGPFAIFYLAFYIFCFIGGGFAVTLLYGKINSEKHLEKCEHSYLPPTQIGILKTLDEMRLEMKPIKIDRRLTGSSFIDEPLQQVIQFALRDYIQYWYYTLSEDESFLLEIRQTLQNALVQFSTRSKEVDWQPYFTTRLVDDFATHLRVFRKAQDRLADREDKQRDITEELVDSFFEAEVEMERKICRDGVCTSLRDEEGFLRDLCELLLYLLLPPGDFHNKNMRYFLREVLARGVLLPLINQLSDPDYINQFVIWMIRDSSCNYEAFMNILKLTDKPAELEAVKDKVLEELQYLRSLDTAGDDINVIKNQINSLLFVKKVCETRIQRLHSGKEVDALKLAANFGKLCVIPLDHILVHNIALQFFMDFMQAAGAQAELFFWLTVEGYRVTAQQQLEAMYGWQKDGKKQPSATKGLLKAAALGVYEQYLSDKASPRVQVDDTSISQLGEALQKEDPTPEIFDEIQRKVYDMMLRDERYYPSFKQSPLYVRMLAELDMLKEPSYRGSDDGDGESFNGSPTGSINLSLDDLSNSCHDETMHLHAFISDTGVCNDHGKTYALYAITVFKRNQDGSEDCWKTYRRYSDFHDFHMRITEQFENLASILKLPGKKTFNNMDRDFLEKRKKDLNAYLQLLLNPEMVKACPTLIPYVYDFLENKAYSKGKGEFARKIDTFVNPLRSSMRNVSNAVKSLPDSLAEGMNKVSDNMGRMSERLGQDIKQSIFKVPPLLPKSDIDPEHCRVSAQLDDNVDDNIPLRVMLLLMDEVFDLKEKNQWLRRNIKNLLQQLIRATYGDTINRKIVDHVDYMTSPEQVADYVKKFRDSYWPNGILAETQPRRDKNIRMRTRVAAKTSLLGIMPDELKHIIGADTTRKGILRVFDMFQYQPMNRRLVYVFLEGFLETMFPQYKFPELFVKLHSRSPRIHRYSQKLKSSSLKR; encoded by the exons ATGTTTGCAGAG GCCAGTCTGTCCATCTGGGGATGGGGGGGTCTTGGAGTCGTGCTGTTCCTCGTCACCTTTGGACCCTTTGCCATATTCTACCTGGCCTTTTATATCTTCTGCTTCATTGGAGG GGGCTTTGCGGTCACTCTGCTCTATGGAAAGATCAACTCCGAGAAACACCTGGAAAAGTGCGAGCACTCTTACTTGCCACCCACTCAAATTGGTATACTGAAG aCATTGGATGAGATGCGGCTAGAGATGAAGCCCATTAAGATTGACAGGAGACTGACTGGCTCCAGTTTCATAGATGAACCACTAcaacag GTGATCCAATTTGCTCTGAGAGACTATATCCAATACTGGTACTACACTCTGAGCGAAGATGAGTCCTTCTTATTGGAGATCAGGCAGACGCTGCAGAATGCCCTCGTCCAGTTTTCCACACG GTCCAAAGAGGTGGACTGGCAGCCTTACTTCACCACTCGCCTGGTGGACGACTTTGCCACCCATTTACGTGTCTTTCGAAAAGCCCAGGATCGCCTCGCCGACAGAGAGGACAAGCAAa GGGACATAACAGAGGAGCTGGTGGACTCGTTCTTTGAGGCCGAGGTGGAGATGGAAAGGAAGATTTGTCGAGACGGAGTGTGCACTTCACTCAGAGATGAAGAAG gtttcCTTCGAGACTTGTGTGAGTTGCTTCTTTATCTGTTACTACCTCCTGGAGATTTCCACAACAAGAACATGAGATACTTCCTACGG GAGGTGCTGGCGCGTGGTGTACTGCTTCCTCTGATCAATCAGCTGAGCGACCCAGACTACATCAATCAGTTTGTCATCTGGATG attcgGGATTCCAGCTGTAACTATGAAGCCTTCATGAACATCCTGAAGCTGACAGATAAGCCTGCTGAGCTGGAGGCCGTTAAGGACAAGGtgctggaggagctgcagtACCTTCGCTCGCTGGACACTGCAGGAGATG ACATCAATGTAATCAAGAACCAGATTAACAGTCTTCTGTTTGTGAAGAAGGTGTGTGAGACCAGGATCCAGAGACTACATTCGGGCAAG GAGGTGGATGCCTTGAAACTGGCAGCCAACTTCGGCAAGCTGTGCGTTATCCCGCTGGATCACATCCTTGTCCACAACATAGCCCTGCAGTTCTTCATGG ATTTCATGCAGGCAGCGGGGGCTCAGGCAGAGCTGTTCTTCTGGCTCACTGTGGAGGGCTATAGGGTCACGgcgcagcagcagctggaggcgATGTACGGCTGGCAAAAAGATGGCAAGAAGCAGCCCAGCGCCACCAAGGGGCTGCTGAAGGCCGCTGCACTGGGTGTCTATGAACAATACCTCTCTGACAAG GCATCTCCCAGGGTGCAAGTAGATGATACATCAATAAGTCAACTGGGGGAGGCACTACAGAAAGAGGACCCCACACCTGAGATATTTGATGAAATCCAGAGAAAG GTGTATGACATGATGCTGCGTGATGAGCGCTACTACCCCTCCTTCAAGCAGAGTCCTCTCTACGTTCGCATGCTTGCAGAATTGGACATGCTGAAAGAGCCGAGCTACCGGGGATCTGATGACGGCGACGGGGAATCTTTCAATGGCTCTCCCACAGGAAGCATAAACCTA TCTTTGGACGACTTGTCCAACTCCTGCCATGATGAAACTATGCACCTACATGCCTTCATCTCTgatacag GGGTTTGCAACGACCACGGTAAGACCTACGCACTGTACGCCATCACTGTGTTCAAACGCAACCAAGACGGCAGCGAGGACTGCTGGAAAACCTACCGGCGCTACTCTGATTTCCACGATTTCCATATGAGGATCACTGAACAG TTTGAGAACCTGGCGTCGATCCTCAAGCTGCCAGGAAAAAAGACTTTCAACAACATGGACAGAGACTTCttggaaaagaggaaaaaagaccTCAATGCTTATTTACAG ttgcTGCTGAACCCAGAGATGGTGAAAGCCTGCCCGACTCTGATTCCTTATGTCTATGACTTCTTAGAGAACAAGGCCTACAGCAAGGGCAAGGGAGAGTTTGCACGCAAG ATAGACACATTTGTGAATCCTCTCCGGAGCTCCATGAGGAACGTGTCCAACGCGGTGAAGTCCCTGCCAGACAGTCTGGCTGAGGGCATGAACAAAGTCTCTGACAACATGGGTCGCATGTCAGAAAGACTGGGCCAGGACATCAAACAGTCCATATTCAAG GTGCCTCCACTCCTCCCCAAGTCCGACATCGACCCTGAACACTGTCGAGTCTCCGCCCAGCTTGATGATAAC gTTGATGATAACATTCCACTACGCgtaatgctgctgctgatggacgAGGTGTTTGACCTTAAGGAGAAAAACCAGTGGCTGCGCAGAAACATTAAGAACCTGCTACAGCAGCTCATCAGGGCCACATATGGAGACACCATTAACAG GAAAATTGTGGACCATGTGGACTACATGACCTCACCGGAGCAGGTGGCAGATTATGTCAAGAAGTTTAG GGATTCCTACTGGCCCAATGGTATTCTGGCTGAGACGCAACCCCGTCGGGACAAGAACATCCGCATGAGGACGCGAGTAGCCGCTAAGACCAGCCTGCTGGGCATCATGCcag aTGAGTTGAAGCACATCATCGGGGCGGACACCACACGGAAGGGCATACTGCGCGTCTTCGACATGTTTCAGTACCAACCCATGAACCGTCGTCTGGTCTACGTTTTCCTTGAGGGTTTCCTGGAGACCATGTTCCCTCAGTACAAATTCCCCGAGCTCTTTGTCAAGTTGCACTCCCGCTCTCCACGCATACACAGATACAGCCAGAAACTCAAATCCTCCTCCCTCAAGAGGTGA
- the snx13 gene encoding sorting nexin-13 isoform X1 → MFAEASLSIWGWGGLGVVLFLVTFGPFAIFYLAFYIFCFIGGGFAVTLLYGKINSEKHLEKCEHSYLPPTQIGILKTLDEMRLEMKPIKIDRRLTGSSFIDEPLQQVIQFALRDYIQYWYYTLSEDESFLLEIRQTLQNALVQFSTRSKEVDWQPYFTTRLVDDFATHLRVFRKAQDRLADREDKQRDITEELVDSFFEAEVEMERKICRDGVCTSLRDEEGFLRDLCELLLYLLLPPGDFHNKNMRYFLREVLARGVLLPLINQLSDPDYINQFVIWMIRDSSCNYEAFMNILKLTDKPAELEAVKDKVLEELQYLRSLDTAGDDINVIKNQINSLLFVKKVCETRIQRLHSGKEVDALKLAANFGKLCVIPLDHILVHNIALQFFMDFMQAAGAQAELFFWLTVEGYRVTAQQQLEAMYGWQKDGKKQPSATKGLLKAAALGVYEQYLSDKASPRVQVDDTSISQLGEALQKEDPTPEIFDEIQRKVYDMMLRDERYYPSFKQSPLYVRMLAELDMLKEPSYRGSDDGDGESFNGSPTGSINLSLDDLSNSCHDETMHLHAFISDTADACLPGFWGAAGVCNDHGKTYALYAITVFKRNQDGSEDCWKTYRRYSDFHDFHMRITEQFENLASILKLPGKKTFNNMDRDFLEKRKKDLNAYLQLLLNPEMVKACPTLIPYVYDFLENKAYSKGKGEFARKIDTFVNPLRSSMRNVSNAVKSLPDSLAEGMNKVSDNMGRMSERLGQDIKQSIFKVPPLLPKSDIDPEHCRVSAQLDDNVDDNIPLRVMLLLMDEVFDLKEKNQWLRRNIKNLLQQLIRATYGDTINRKIVDHVDYMTSPEQVADYVKKFRDSYWPNGILAETQPRRDKNIRMRTRVAAKTSLLGIMPDELKHIIGADTTRKGILRVFDMFQYQPMNRRLVYVFLEGFLETMFPQYKFPELFVKLHSRSPRIHRYSQKLKSSSLKR, encoded by the exons ATGTTTGCAGAG GCCAGTCTGTCCATCTGGGGATGGGGGGGTCTTGGAGTCGTGCTGTTCCTCGTCACCTTTGGACCCTTTGCCATATTCTACCTGGCCTTTTATATCTTCTGCTTCATTGGAGG GGGCTTTGCGGTCACTCTGCTCTATGGAAAGATCAACTCCGAGAAACACCTGGAAAAGTGCGAGCACTCTTACTTGCCACCCACTCAAATTGGTATACTGAAG aCATTGGATGAGATGCGGCTAGAGATGAAGCCCATTAAGATTGACAGGAGACTGACTGGCTCCAGTTTCATAGATGAACCACTAcaacag GTGATCCAATTTGCTCTGAGAGACTATATCCAATACTGGTACTACACTCTGAGCGAAGATGAGTCCTTCTTATTGGAGATCAGGCAGACGCTGCAGAATGCCCTCGTCCAGTTTTCCACACG GTCCAAAGAGGTGGACTGGCAGCCTTACTTCACCACTCGCCTGGTGGACGACTTTGCCACCCATTTACGTGTCTTTCGAAAAGCCCAGGATCGCCTCGCCGACAGAGAGGACAAGCAAa GGGACATAACAGAGGAGCTGGTGGACTCGTTCTTTGAGGCCGAGGTGGAGATGGAAAGGAAGATTTGTCGAGACGGAGTGTGCACTTCACTCAGAGATGAAGAAG gtttcCTTCGAGACTTGTGTGAGTTGCTTCTTTATCTGTTACTACCTCCTGGAGATTTCCACAACAAGAACATGAGATACTTCCTACGG GAGGTGCTGGCGCGTGGTGTACTGCTTCCTCTGATCAATCAGCTGAGCGACCCAGACTACATCAATCAGTTTGTCATCTGGATG attcgGGATTCCAGCTGTAACTATGAAGCCTTCATGAACATCCTGAAGCTGACAGATAAGCCTGCTGAGCTGGAGGCCGTTAAGGACAAGGtgctggaggagctgcagtACCTTCGCTCGCTGGACACTGCAGGAGATG ACATCAATGTAATCAAGAACCAGATTAACAGTCTTCTGTTTGTGAAGAAGGTGTGTGAGACCAGGATCCAGAGACTACATTCGGGCAAG GAGGTGGATGCCTTGAAACTGGCAGCCAACTTCGGCAAGCTGTGCGTTATCCCGCTGGATCACATCCTTGTCCACAACATAGCCCTGCAGTTCTTCATGG ATTTCATGCAGGCAGCGGGGGCTCAGGCAGAGCTGTTCTTCTGGCTCACTGTGGAGGGCTATAGGGTCACGgcgcagcagcagctggaggcgATGTACGGCTGGCAAAAAGATGGCAAGAAGCAGCCCAGCGCCACCAAGGGGCTGCTGAAGGCCGCTGCACTGGGTGTCTATGAACAATACCTCTCTGACAAG GCATCTCCCAGGGTGCAAGTAGATGATACATCAATAAGTCAACTGGGGGAGGCACTACAGAAAGAGGACCCCACACCTGAGATATTTGATGAAATCCAGAGAAAG GTGTATGACATGATGCTGCGTGATGAGCGCTACTACCCCTCCTTCAAGCAGAGTCCTCTCTACGTTCGCATGCTTGCAGAATTGGACATGCTGAAAGAGCCGAGCTACCGGGGATCTGATGACGGCGACGGGGAATCTTTCAATGGCTCTCCCACAGGAAGCATAAACCTA TCTTTGGACGACTTGTCCAACTCCTGCCATGATGAAACTATGCACCTACATGCCTTCATCTCTgatacag CTGATGCTTGTCTCCCCGGCTTCTGGGGTGCTGCAGGGGTTTGCAACGACCACGGTAAGACCTACGCACTGTACGCCATCACTGTGTTCAAACGCAACCAAGACGGCAGCGAGGACTGCTGGAAAACCTACCGGCGCTACTCTGATTTCCACGATTTCCATATGAGGATCACTGAACAG TTTGAGAACCTGGCGTCGATCCTCAAGCTGCCAGGAAAAAAGACTTTCAACAACATGGACAGAGACTTCttggaaaagaggaaaaaagaccTCAATGCTTATTTACAG ttgcTGCTGAACCCAGAGATGGTGAAAGCCTGCCCGACTCTGATTCCTTATGTCTATGACTTCTTAGAGAACAAGGCCTACAGCAAGGGCAAGGGAGAGTTTGCACGCAAG ATAGACACATTTGTGAATCCTCTCCGGAGCTCCATGAGGAACGTGTCCAACGCGGTGAAGTCCCTGCCAGACAGTCTGGCTGAGGGCATGAACAAAGTCTCTGACAACATGGGTCGCATGTCAGAAAGACTGGGCCAGGACATCAAACAGTCCATATTCAAG GTGCCTCCACTCCTCCCCAAGTCCGACATCGACCCTGAACACTGTCGAGTCTCCGCCCAGCTTGATGATAAC gTTGATGATAACATTCCACTACGCgtaatgctgctgctgatggacgAGGTGTTTGACCTTAAGGAGAAAAACCAGTGGCTGCGCAGAAACATTAAGAACCTGCTACAGCAGCTCATCAGGGCCACATATGGAGACACCATTAACAG GAAAATTGTGGACCATGTGGACTACATGACCTCACCGGAGCAGGTGGCAGATTATGTCAAGAAGTTTAG GGATTCCTACTGGCCCAATGGTATTCTGGCTGAGACGCAACCCCGTCGGGACAAGAACATCCGCATGAGGACGCGAGTAGCCGCTAAGACCAGCCTGCTGGGCATCATGCcag aTGAGTTGAAGCACATCATCGGGGCGGACACCACACGGAAGGGCATACTGCGCGTCTTCGACATGTTTCAGTACCAACCCATGAACCGTCGTCTGGTCTACGTTTTCCTTGAGGGTTTCCTGGAGACCATGTTCCCTCAGTACAAATTCCCCGAGCTCTTTGTCAAGTTGCACTCCCGCTCTCCACGCATACACAGATACAGCCAGAAACTCAAATCCTCCTCCCTCAAGAGGTGA